CAGCACGGCCCGGACGCGTTCCGCTTCTACACCAAGACCAAGACGGTCACCTCGCGCTGGCCGTCGGGCGTCAAGGATGGTGCCGAGTTCGTCATTCCCACGATGAATTGACGACAGCCAATCTCGAAAATGAAACGGGCGCCATCGGCGCCCGTTTTTTATGCATCATCCTCTTCCTCGGCCCCTGGCCGATATTCGAGCAAATCCCCCGGCTGGCAGTCGAGTTCGGCGCAGATGCGCGCCAGTGTCGGGAAGCGCACGCCCTTCACCTTGCCGGATTTCAGCAGCGACAGGTTCTGCTCGGTGATGCCGATCTTGGCGGCGAGTTCCTTGGAGCGCACCTTGCGGCGCGCCAGCATGACGTCGAGATTGACGATGATCGGCATCAGACGAACCGCCTGTTCTCGTCTTCGATTTCGGCGGCGACCGTCATCAGATGCCCGCACATCACCAGCACGCCGGATACCAGCAAGGTGAACAATTCGGGCGTCCCGAAGCCGATGGAGAGGAAGCGCTGGCCGGGCGGCATGTCGATCGACAAAACGAGCGAGACGACCGGACGCGAGACCAGCATGACGAGTGCATTGATGAAAAAGGCGATGCCGGCCCGCCGTAGCCAGCGCGCGGCTTCAATGCCAATCGTCTCGCGGCGGCCGATATCGCGGAGGGCTGCCCATAGTCCCAGCAGGCCCGCGACCATCGGAACGGTCTGAACCAGGAAGATCGCCACCAGCAGCCATGTCGAGATGTCGGAGCTGTGGGCAGGAGTGGCAAAGCCG
The genomic region above belongs to Mesorhizobium terrae and contains:
- a CDS encoding helix-turn-helix domain-containing protein, translating into MPIIVNLDVMLARRKVRSKELAAKIGITEQNLSLLKSGKVKGVRFPTLARICAELDCQPGDLLEYRPGAEEEDDA
- a CDS encoding DUF2975 domain-containing protein, whose product is MAERERARRLSRQLEYLVAAIVVIVLGVVAVGLGWALMEPERIGPFAAQQYGFATPAHSSDISTWLLVAIFLVQTVPMVAGLLGLWAALRDIGRRETIGIEAARWLRRAGIAFFINALVMLVSRPVVSLVLSIDMPPGQRFLSIGFGTPELFTLLVSGVLVMCGHLMTVAAEIEDENRRFV